One stretch of Halobaculum marinum DNA includes these proteins:
- a CDS encoding DUF7545 family protein, producing the protein MVGTETYTVTGPDGDEDEVDLPAGLVDLLAEQGENPSEVISDVVLQAFAQQAHAIAHHSQGETPEDIAAINEKAEELFEERFGQSLSEALGHSH; encoded by the coding sequence ACAGTCACCGGACCGGACGGCGACGAGGACGAGGTCGACCTCCCCGCGGGGCTCGTCGACCTGCTCGCAGAGCAGGGCGAGAACCCCAGCGAGGTCATCAGCGACGTGGTGCTGCAGGCGTTCGCACAGCAGGCCCACGCCATCGCCCACCACAGCCAGGGCGAGACGCCCGAGGACATCGCCGCCATCAACGAGAAGGCCGAGGAACTGTTCGAGGAGCGATTCGGCCAGAGCCTCTCTGAGGCGCTGGGCCACTCGCACTG